In Phyllopteryx taeniolatus isolate TA_2022b chromosome 13, UOR_Ptae_1.2, whole genome shotgun sequence, the following are encoded in one genomic region:
- the si:ch211-266g18.10 gene encoding trichohyalin isoform X6 has translation MADGAKSASGSPAEAACDSIKSKAGMVLNKLRVSVELLVALAALLCWLTVGVVMFDFVEYKAVPDIQHIMSDPVQAAYDAAEEVSNLVNKFQECAPDLSDPMSAATYALDEIAHAKDGFVRYFSDEEDVFYLSYVDPVVLGRQLFHSTSDCVCGVAASLRDTLCVAVDAVLYSIAQMSEGAIDLSFVDPVPWCRGLFSCANDFVCALLGSIQQLLCGVLDSALDLVKGSVNIKFLDPVTFGRNVVSVGNKIKDSLQEVMAVTTDGVVDIINDIQEVVYFSPSAALNRTAEIVADQYQMLVGAISGSLPDVAFDPAKAVEDVVLGLTDKRDLFVAYMSAMLVGDQDESATPHSDRHMVRRKGEFLPPYVKVAEMMMMMMHAPKDRQQDAKDDIKASEKDKEEHVRLGASLGVREEEDVGDDEEEWQLQVNKEDQEEEKMERGDKEVDEEEVVLEEEEEADKESEAAEVLFIGEEEEESPLDNDEEEEDEEMTTFNASDDDAEAESTTEDEETPIVEEEEKEGEHEEVTTGVEDGEEEKDNEMTKNEEEGEEQTITNGDDEEEEEDEETPAIDDRDDGDEIAIADDEDEDLETATRDDHDKEEETEDDEEEETKNVDDEEEEEKDGEITIDEGETITEDEEGEEDEGTPTIDDQDEEEEGAKEETTIILDEEDEEKTTHDDDEEEEEEEYEEDNKIALTDEEEETLTIGCHDEEEEETTTLDEEEEDDGVEEEKTTEGDDEEDEDDEKTTLANEEEDTTRADDRDEEEEKTTTLDEEDDEITTVDDNDDDDEENTPEGDEEEDEDDAKTTLADEEEDARVDDHDEEEEKITTLDEEGDEITAVDDDDEEEKTTEDDNDEEEETTLGDEYEDEKTTTTDEEEEEEKEDEEEEAPTLESCVLTDDDEEDAESKPFEHDDDDGQDLHHDEENDLDENEENVPVPVPAQGRTSVQNHPGKHHTVVKEATKRHQAPREVKVVLKETTKEEKTDIKHEESLANKTGEEKPMEKLKAIVKLLSKKTKKLKEEPLRKKTIKKPKVEAKAAKDKMDLKKPWVINVSKVKMAEMAKEDKKNVRKPAKQEKEGLTEKLTKESPKEEIKDETLRKKAIPKTLNEVKGPVRKEKEVKKPQKEEKEGNEPSKKAKKEKEVKETIKVVKKPRKEVKAPYMKEKEVKPEKAEKEVKETSKEDKKPQKEEKEVKETMKVIKKPQKEEKEVKEPPKEVKKPPKEDVEAKTHSRKEKEVKKTQKEEKQVKETFMEAYKPPKEVKEPVRKEKAVKKHLKGEKEIKEPSRKEKEVMKPQKDDVEVKETSKGVMEPQREDNEVKEPSKEAKKPLEEDKKVKELSMKEKAVKKPHKEEKEVREPSRKGKEVKKQKKDIEVKEYSKEVKEPQKEDKEVKKPSKEAKKPLAEEKEAKQLSKEAKKPPKEFKEPSRKQTEVEEPPKEVKEPQKEAKKPPKEEKDIKEPSKEDKKPPKELKELSSTEKEVRKPKKEEKVKESTKDEMEEKGEVSKTLKDQKTVEALKEEPEPPPTEKPRRKLRTISALLKEVPEKPLREGKEEKRRPLEEVDKAHKEEKAIKEHPKEFKKPPKEEKEIKKPIKADRQANISSAELKEPEKPHEDKSEVKKSPRDVVEVRRHLKDKRKPSRRFFEVQKEENEAKNATKDKIEGKKPHAKVMIFRRTSKEHVEALKKPHKELINETENVKKPPKEEREPRKHLTEELEKQEVGATKVTTLEKEEKKPHEEHEVRKKYKDVKRSLRKQTKLLKPTRVEKDLKKPSQGVHEERKPLVGKEKTPPKVEVTIPHEEQISISLREEQDITIFLRKEKKLLKPSEEEKYLQKPSQEVPEANKPSDVKEEKKHPKEENKLPYKEDTRRSFREEMEVKRSIIRQTRLQTPTTVEKEPKKTPIEVPEEIKPSEVKEEKIPPKESRDEAMIHPKGAGEEKKPSRKEKPIKVADETEERKSSKVRPLSMRGKKMTKPPKQEKEEPEDIVSKEVKKPLKPIPTEPSKELSKQSKKEPQKLTRLLSKDVQDTTMTIEDTSDASKVDKQVKKTPKEQTPQKTADVSKRPLSLLRITKKQIASVFKKERVNFTKEAAPEVRKVAVKPKPTKKTDPKKKAEAVVVKIEQEGLAKNISVLKERVKIVPMKKVITRPEKKVQGSPAKTAAEDVKLKSKPRAKAKVVPLKKVPLSGDKTEAKRKKAPSLLKTKKHETSKENQKPTAMTKEKAAEKTTKDVANDDRVLKEIQEKNKSAKEEQSKADSDDLVQEDELPYFQCFFVDEDEGQFPFYAFSPLQV, from the exons ATGGCTGACG GGGCCAAAAGCGCCAGTGGGTCCCCAGCAGAAGCAGCATGTGACTCAATCAAGTCCAAAGCTGGGATGGTGCTGAACAAGCTTCGAGTGTCTGTGGAGCTGCTCGTCGCTCTGGCCGCTCTCTTGTGCTGGCTGACGGTGGGCGTGGTCATGTTTGACTTTGTGGAGTACAAGGCAGTACCAG ACATCCAGCACATCATGTCCGACCCGGTCCAAGCCGCGTATGATGCTGCGGAGGAAGTGTCCAATCTCGTAAACAAGTTCCAAG AATGCGCACCTGACTTAAGCGACCCCATGTCTGCAGCCACGTACGCGCTGGATGAAATAGCCCATGCCAAAGACGGATTTGTGCGTTATTTCTCCGACGAGGAAG ACGTCTTCTACCTGAGTTACGTGGATCCGGTGGTGTTGGGCAGACAACTTTTCCATTCCACCAGCGACTGTGTGTGCGGGGTGGCGGCGTCCCTCAGGGACACGCTTTGTGTTGCTGTGGACGCCGTGTTATACTCGATAGCTCAAATGAGTGAAG GTGCAATAGACCTGAGCTTCGTGGATCCAGTTCCGTGGTGCAGAGGCCTGTTCTCCTGCGCCAATGACTTTGTGTGCGCCCTGCTGGGCTCCATTCAGCAGCTCCTCTGTGGCGTCTTGGACTCTGCTCTGGATCTAGTTAAAG GAAGTGTCAACATCAAGTTTTTGGACCCTGTGACATTCGGCAGGAACGTCGTCAGtgttggaaataaaataaaggatAGCCTGCAGGAAGTGATGGCGGTCACCACAGACGGCGTAGTTGATATAATCAACG ACATACAGGAAGTGGTCTACTTCAGCCCCTCCGCCGCCCTGAACAGAACCGCCGAAATCGTCGCGGACCAGTACCAAATGCTCGTCGGCGCCATTTCTGGGTCCCTGCCTGACGTCGCCTTCGACCCCGCGAAAGCTGTGGAAGACGTCGTCCTGGGACTGACAGACAAGAGGGATTTGTTTGTGGCCTACATGTCCGCCATGCTTGTGGGTGATCAAG ATGAAAGCGCAACACCTCACTCGGACAGACATATGGTGAGACGCAAAG GTGAATTTCTGCCGCCGTATGTAAAAG TTgcagagatgatgatgatgatgatgcacgCCCCGAAAGACCGCCAACAAGACGCTAAAGATGACATTAAAGCATCAGAGAAAGACAAGG AGGAACACGTCCGCCTTGGAGCGTCACTGGGCGTccgagaggaggaggatgtggGGGATGATGAAGAGGAATGGCAGCTGCAAGTAAATAAAGAGGACCAAGAGGAGGAGAAGATGGAAAGAGGGGACAAGGAGGTGGATGAAGAAGAAGTCGtgttggaggaggaggaggaggcggataAGGAAAGTGAAGCTGCAGAAGTCCTGTTCAttggggaggaggaagaggagagccCATTAGAcaatgatgaggaggaggaagatgaggagatGACAACCTTCAATGCTAGCGATGATGATGCAGAAGCAGAGTCAACAACAGAAGATGAAGAGACTCCAATTgtagaggaggaagagaaggaagGAGAACATGAGGAGGTGACCACTGGAGTTGAAGATGGGGAGGAGGAAAAGGACAATGAGATGACAAAAAATGAGGAAGAGGGGGAGGAGCAGACAATAACTAATGGtgacgatgaggaggaggaggaagatgaggagacACCGGCCATAGACGATCGTGATGACGGGGATGAAATAGCTATCGccgatgatgaggatgaagacCTGGAGACAGCAACCAGAGATGATCACGACAAGGAAGAGGAGACCgaagatgatgaggaggaggagacaaaaaatgttgatgatgaggaagaggaggaaaaggacGGGGAGATAACAATAGATGAGGGGGAGACAATAACTGAAgatgaggagggggaggaggatgAGGGGACACCAACCATAGATGATCaagacgaggaagaggagggggccaAAGAGGAGACGACAATAATATTAGATGAGGAGGACGAGGAAAAAACaactcatgatgatgatgaggaggaggaggaggaggagtatgAAGAAGACAATAAAATAGCATTAactgatgaagaggaggagaccCTAACCATAGGTTGTCacgatgaggaagaggaagagacTACAACATtagatgaggaggaagaagatgatggtGTTGAGGAGGAGAAAACAACTGAaggtgatgatgaagaggatgaAGACGATGAGAAAACAACCTTAGCTAATGAAGAGGAGGATACAACAAGAGCAGATGATCGtgacgaggaagaggagaagactACAACATTGGatgaggaagatgacgagatAACAACTGtagatgataatgatgatgatgatgaagagaaCACCCCTGAAGGtgacgaggaggaggatgaagatgatgcGAAAACAACCTTAGCAGATGAAGAAGAGGATGCAAGAGTAGATGATCAtgacgaggaagaggagaagatcaCAACATTAGATGAGGAAGGTGACGAGATAACAGCtgtagatgatgatgatgaagaggagaaAACAACTGAAGATGACaatgatgaggaggaagaaaCCACTTTAGGCGACGAGTATGAAGATGAGAAGACAACAACcacagatgaggaggaggaggaggagaaggaggacgaagaggaggaggcaccAACTTTGGAGTCTTGTGTCCTGACCGATGATGACGAGGAGGACGCTGAGAGTAAACCTTTCGAgcatgacgatgatgatggaCAGGACCTTCACCATGATGAGGAAAACGATTTGGATGAAAACGAAGAGAACGTTCCCGTTCCTGTTCCTGCGCAGGGACGCACGAGTGTTCAGAACCATCCcggcaaacaccacacag TTGTCAAAGAAGCAACGAAAAGACACCAGGCACCTAGAGAAGTTAAAGTTGTACTTAAAG aaacaacaaaagaagAGAAAACAGACATCAAACATGAGGAATCACTTGCAAACAAAACCGGTGAGGAAAAACCAATGGAGAAGCTCAAAGCCATCGTTAAACTCCTTTcaaaaaagactaaaaaattGAAAG AAGAACccctgaggaaaaaaacaataaagaagcCAAAAGTTGAGGCAAAGGCCGCCAAAGATAAAATGGATTTGAAGAAGCCATGGGTGATAAACGTTTCCAAAGTTAAAATGGCAGAAATGGCTAAGGAAGATAAGAAAAATGTGAGGAAACCTGCCAAACAAGAGAAGGAAGGTCTTACTGAGAAGCTTACAAAGGAGTCGCCAAAAGAAGAAATTAAAGATGAGACATTACGCAAGAAGGCGATCCCAAAAACTCTCAATGAAGTCAAAGGACCTGTTAGAAAAgagaaggaagtgaagaaacctCAGAAAGAAGAGAAAGAGGGCAACGAACCTTctaagaaagcaaaaaaagagaAGGAGGTCAAAGAAACTATTAAGGTTGTCAAGAAACCTCGGAAAGAAGTGAAAGCACCTTATATGAAAGAGAAAGAAGTAAAACCTGAAAAAGCTGAGAAGGAGGTCAAGGAAACTTCTAAAGAAGACAAGAAACCTCAGAAAGAAGAGAAGGAGGTCAAAGAAACTATGAAGGTCATCAAGAAACCTCAGAAAGAAGAGAAAGAAGTCAAAGAACCTCCTAAGGAAGTCAAGAAACCTCCAAAAGAAGATGTGGAGGCCAAAACACATTCTAGAAAAGAGAAGGAAGTCAAAAAAACCCAGAAAGAAGAGAAACAGGTAAAAGAAACTTTCATGGAAGCCTATAAACCACCAAAAGAAGTTAAAGAACCAGTCAGAAAAGAGAAGGCGGTCAAGAAACATCtgaaaggagagaaagagatCAAAGAACCTTCTAGAAAAGAGAAGGAAGTCATGAAACCTCAGAAAGATGATGTAGAGGTCAAAGAAACTTCAAAGGGAGTGATGGAGCCTCAGAGAGAAGACAATGAGGTCAAAGAACCTTCTAAGGAAGCCAAGAAACCTCTGGAAGAagataaaaaagtaaaagaactTTCTATGAAAGAGAAGGCAGTCAAGAAACCtcataaagaagaaaaagaggtcAGAGAACCTTCTAGAAAAGGGAAGGAAGTCAAGAAACAGAAAAAAGATATAGAGGTCAAAGAATATTCAAAGGAAGTCAAGGAGCCTCAGAAAGAAGACAAAGAGGTCAAAAAACCTTCTAAGGAAGCCAAGAAACCTCTGGCAGAAGAGAAAGAAGCCAAACAACTTTCTAAGGAAGCCAAGAAACCTCCAAAAGAATTTAAAGAACCTTCAAGAAAACAGACGGAAGTTGAGGAACCTCCAAAAGAAGTGAAAGAACCTCAGAAGGAAGCCAAGAAACCGCCCAAAGAAGAGAAAGATATCAAAGAACCTTCAAAGGAAGACAAGAAACCTCCAAAAGAACTCAAAGAATTGTCTAGTACAGAGAAGGAGGTCAGGAAACCTAAGAAAGAAGAGAAGGTCAAAGAATCTACCAAGGATGAGATGGAAGAGAAGGGTGAGGTCAGCAAAACTCTCAAAGATCAAAAGACTGTGGAAGCACTCAAAGAAGAACCTGAACCACCACCCACAGAGAAACCACGCAGAAAACTAAGAACCATCAGTGCATTACTCAAAGAAGTACCAGAGAAACCACTGAGAGAAGGCAAAGAAGAGAAGCGGCGTCCTCTAGAAGAAGTTGACAAAGCTCACAAAGAGGAGAAAGCCATAAAGGAACATCCCAAAGAATTTAAGAAACCTCCAAAGGAGGAGAAGGAAATCAAGAAACCCATCAAAGCAGATAGACAAGCAAATATATCTTCTGCAGAACTAAAAGAACCTGAGAAACCACATGAAGACAAGTCAGAAGTTAAGAAATCTCCCAGGGATGTTGTAGAAGTCAGGAGACATCTCAAAGACAAGAGAAAGCCTTCTAGAAGATTTTTCGAAGTCCAGAAAGAAGAGAACGAAGCAAAGAATGCTACCAAAGATAAAATAGAAGGAAAGAAACCTCATGCAAAAGTGATGATTTTCAGGAGAACTTCCAAAGAGCACGTGGAAGCTCTCAAGAAACCACACAAAGAACTTATCAATGAAACAGAAAACGTCAAGAAGCCTCCCAAAGAGGAAAGGGAACCCAGGAAACATCTTACAGAAGAGCTAGAGAAACAAGAGGTTGGGGCTACCAAGGTTACCACACTGgaaaaagaggagaagaagCCACATGAAGAACATGAAGTCAGGAAAAAGTATAAGGACGTCAAGAGATCTCTAAGAAAACAGACAAAGCTCCTGAAACCAACCAGAGTTGAGAAAGACCTCAAGAAACCATCTCAAGGAGTCCACGAGGAGCGTAAACCCCTCGTGGGAAAGGAGAAGACACCTCCCAAGGTAGAGGTGACGATACCACATGAAGAACAAATCAGCATATCTTTGAGAGAGGAGCAAGACATCACAATATTTCTcagaaaagagaaaaagctCCTCAAACCAAgcgaagaagaaaaatatctcCAGAAACCTTCTCAAGAAGTCCCAGAGGCGAATAAACCCTCTGACGTGAAAGAGGAGAAGAAACATCCTAAAGAAGAGAACAAGTTACCATATAAAGAAGACACCAGGAGATCTTTCAGAGAGGAGATGGAAGTCAAAAGATCTATCATAAGACAGACTAGGCTCCAGACACCGACCACAGTGGAGAAAGAACCCAAGAAAACACCCATAGAAGTCCCTGAGGAGATTAAACCCTCTGAGGTGAAAGAGGAGAAGATTCCGCCCAAAGAATCTCGTGACGAAGCAATGATACACCCTAAAGGAGCGGGTGAAGAAAAGAAACCTTCCAGGAAAGAAAAACCAATCAAGGTGGCGGATGAAACAGAAGAAAGGAAATCATCGAAAGTGCGTCCTCTCtctatgagggggaaaaaaatgacgaaACCTCCCAAACAGGAGAAGGAAGAACCTGAAGACATTGTTTCCAAAGAAGTCAAGAAGCCCTTAAAGCCAATACCAACGGAACCCTCTAAAGAGCTTTCAAAACAATCCAAAAAGGAACCACAGAAGTTGACCAGGCTGCTCTCGAAAGATGTCCAAGACACAACAATGACCATTGAAGATACAAGTGACGCCTCCAAAGTGGACAAACAAGTCAAGAAGACTCCCAAAGAACAAACTCCACAGAAGACAG CCGACGTATCCAAGAGACCGCTCAGCTTGCTGAGAATCACCAAAAAGCAAATAGCCTCTGTCTTCAAAAAGGAacgtgtcaactttacaaaagAAGCAG CCCCAGAAGTTCGTAAGGTGGCAGTCAAACCAAAACCTACAAAGAAAA CTGATCCAAAGAAAAAAGCCGAAGCAGTCGTCGTGAAAATAG AACAAGAAGGTCttgcaaaaaacatttctgtgcTGAAGGAGAGAGTGAAAATAGTCCCAATGAAGAAAg TTATCACAAGGCCAGAAAAGAAAGTCCAGGGGTCACCTGCCAAGACAG CAGCTGAAGACgtcaaactcaagtcaaaaccAAGAG CAAAAGCGAAAGTGGTGCCACTCAAGAAAG tgcctCTCTCAGGCGACAAGACTGaagcaaagaggaaaaaggcCCCATCCCTCCTCAAGACAAAAA AGCACGAGACCtccaaagaaaaccaaaagccCACAGCAATGACAAAAG AAAAAGCAGCGGAGAAGACAACCAAAGATGTGGCAAACG ATGATAGAGTTCTGAAAGAgatacaagaaaaaa ATAAATCTGCAAAGGAGGAGCAATCAAAAG CGGACTCAGACGACTTAGTCCAGGAAG ACGAGCTGCCATATTTCCAGTGTTTCTTTGTGGACGAGGACGAAGGCCAGTTTCCCTTCTACGCATTCTCGCCGCTGCAGGTTTGA